In the Ignisphaera sp. genome, one interval contains:
- a CDS encoding glycoside hydrolase family 38 C-terminal domain-containing protein → MNLADAERRVFDLIASSILRVVDVSKWVYGDREIQLPFYIETVPSRIHVFKTKIEVPQTRFSWFMKFVISGNARVRVDGESYAGIDEAHTYISLLPGTHDIELIDSPRTLFGLHGWSLTFQKAFLVEVAWDVMKTGLRILELIRLIESLPQNSNVRESLQNLLFNITSLLRLNPSLRQITIALSLLYESSLQPIYFRRNDLRQPYGDYAWLSNVYGIGVLKGYLNDLPEQNIEKVLEEVNRINSELEKGLDDLRKRYPKIGTIHIMGHSHIDAAWLWPRNETVEKVLRTFSTIVRLANEYEFSFVQSSAQYYKWVEEIDRGLFEKIKSLVNSGKWVIVGGMWIESDTNLIDGESLARQFLYGQRYFLERFGRIAKIGWIPDSFGFSGNLPQIMRKSGIEVFITHKVMWNDTNEFPYHSFIWRGIDGTEILVQILITSYNETMTPTSIYRYWERYKQKDTIPFTVYSYGYGDGGGGPTREMMEYIELVNKLPYIPFVKHFNEREYVENVKKTKDLMPIWSGELYVEIHRGTYTTNIAVKNAMAEAEKALKEAETLSTIANILSGHHINKRMDSLWHLLLFNQFHDIIPGSSIKEVYDDAVTDLRKVVEESYTISYNAIGSVIGKNKKGKVLAIASVVPWKFRSVIKIPKGFGIPTNVECQEDGDGYYLLVETMPMGIKSHRLEENICRSGDGARVFEANGIYLENEALIIKINEKGDIESIKIKEGDIELLREPAKLVVHIDKPGRFDAWDVTSDFLQHGIEMNIVEKPKIVLKGPLKACVEVSKTFENSKIRQRICLYKGLPYIVIENDVNWRDKGVMVKHWFKTVAKALKADYDIPFGVVERSTKMESNREKAKFEVPAVRWADISDGEKGLAIIAPSRHGYSATGSDIALTIIRSPLFPNPWSDIGDYNITYYIYPHRGDYQQAEVPKIVQEVMFRPLARIIDGEETEESILSIDPPKAIISAFKPAYDGNGYILRLYNPYRDEVKVKINLRFKALQITETDLVELSNLNELGKDIPEIECRIKPFEIKTLRIIQ, encoded by the coding sequence TTGAATTTAGCTGATGCTGAGAGAAGGGTTTTTGATTTAATAGCGTCCTCTATTCTAAGAGTTGTAGATGTAAGTAAATGGGTTTATGGCGATAGAGAAATACAATTGCCATTCTATATCGAGACAGTACCTAGTAGAATTCATGTGTTTAAAACAAAGATTGAAGTACCTCAAACAAGGTTTAGCTGGTTTATGAAGTTTGTTATAAGTGGAAATGCTAGGGTTAGAGTTGATGGAGAGAGCTATGCAGGGATTGATGAGGCTCACACATACATTTCACTACTTCCTGGCACTCATGATATAGAGTTGATAGACTCTCCAAGAACTCTTTTTGGCTTACATGGATGGTCATTAACATTTCAAAAGGCGTTTCTAGTTGAAGTTGCTTGGGATGTTATGAAAACTGGGCTCAGGATTCTTGAGCTAATAAGACTTATTGAAAGCCTGCCTCAGAATAGCAATGTTAGAGAAAGTCTCCAAAATCTCTTATTCAATATAACATCTCTTCTAAGGCTAAACCCATCCTTAAGACAAATAACAATAGCTCTATCTTTGCTATACGAATCTAGTTTACAACCAATATATTTTAGAAGAAATGATTTGAGGCAGCCCTACGGAGATTATGCATGGCTTTCTAATGTATATGGAATAGGGGTTTTGAAGGGGTATCTAAATGATTTACCAGAGCAAAATATAGAGAAGGTTCTCGAGGAAGTTAATAGAATTAATAGTGAGTTAGAGAAGGGATTAGATGATCTCAGAAAAAGATACCCAAAAATCGGAACAATTCACATTATGGGTCATAGCCACATCGACGCTGCTTGGCTATGGCCTAGAAATGAAACTGTCGAGAAGGTTTTAAGAACATTCTCAACTATAGTAAGGCTCGCAAACGAATATGAATTTAGCTTCGTTCAGAGCTCTGCTCAATACTATAAATGGGTTGAGGAAATAGATAGAGGGTTGTTTGAAAAGATAAAAAGCTTAGTTAATAGTGGTAAATGGGTTATTGTCGGGGGTATGTGGATAGAGAGCGACACAAATCTAATTGATGGAGAGTCGCTCGCAAGACAGTTTCTATATGGTCAACGATATTTCTTAGAAAGGTTTGGTAGAATAGCTAAAATTGGTTGGATACCAGACAGCTTTGGGTTTTCAGGTAATCTCCCACAGATTATGAGGAAGAGTGGTATAGAGGTTTTCATTACACATAAAGTTATGTGGAACGACACAAACGAGTTTCCCTACCATTCATTCATATGGAGAGGTATTGATGGAACAGAGATACTTGTACAAATACTCATAACAAGCTACAATGAGACTATGACGCCCACATCAATTTACAGATACTGGGAAAGGTATAAACAGAAAGATACAATACCATTTACAGTGTATTCCTATGGATATGGAGATGGTGGTGGTGGGCCAACAAGAGAGATGATGGAATATATAGAGCTCGTTAATAAGCTTCCCTATATACCATTTGTTAAACATTTCAATGAGAGAGAGTACGTAGAGAATGTAAAGAAGACCAAGGATTTAATGCCTATTTGGAGTGGCGAACTTTATGTAGAGATTCACAGAGGTACATATACAACAAACATAGCTGTTAAAAACGCTATGGCTGAAGCTGAAAAGGCGTTAAAAGAAGCTGAAACACTATCAACTATAGCAAATATACTTTCTGGCCACCACATTAATAAAAGAATGGATTCTCTATGGCATCTCCTTCTATTTAATCAATTCCACGACATAATACCTGGCTCATCAATAAAAGAGGTTTATGATGATGCTGTGACTGATTTGAGAAAAGTAGTCGAAGAGTCGTATACTATATCATATAATGCTATAGGAAGTGTTATAGGCAAAAATAAGAAGGGAAAGGTTCTTGCAATAGCTAGTGTAGTTCCATGGAAATTTAGATCCGTTATTAAGATACCAAAGGGCTTTGGAATACCAACTAATGTGGAATGCCAAGAAGATGGAGATGGATATTACCTACTTGTCGAAACCATGCCGATGGGCATCAAATCTCATCGACTTGAAGAAAACATTTGTAGAAGTGGAGATGGCGCTAGGGTTTTTGAGGCAAATGGAATATATCTAGAAAATGAAGCATTAATTATTAAAATTAATGAAAAAGGTGATATAGAATCTATTAAAATTAAAGAAGGAGATATCGAGCTATTGAGAGAGCCAGCAAAGCTTGTTGTACATATTGACAAACCTGGAAGATTCGATGCTTGGGACGTTACAAGCGACTTTCTGCAACATGGAATCGAAATGAATATAGTTGAAAAACCAAAGATTGTGCTCAAAGGACCGTTAAAAGCTTGTGTAGAAGTTTCAAAGACTTTCGAAAACTCTAAGATAAGACAAAGAATATGTTTATATAAAGGACTTCCATACATAGTAATCGAAAATGATGTTAACTGGAGAGATAAGGGTGTTATGGTTAAACATTGGTTTAAAACAGTTGCAAAAGCCTTGAAGGCTGACTACGATATTCCATTTGGTGTTGTAGAGAGATCAACAAAAATGGAGTCGAACCGGGAGAAAGCAAAATTCGAAGTACCGGCTGTTAGATGGGCTGATATATCAGATGGTGAAAAAGGACTTGCCATAATAGCTCCATCAAGACATGGATATTCTGCTACAGGTAGCGACATAGCTTTAACTATAATTAGATCACCTCTATTTCCAAATCCATGGAGTGATATAGGAGACTACAACATAACATACTACATATATCCGCATAGAGGGGATTACCAACAGGCTGAGGTGCCTAAAATAGTCCAGGAAGTTATGTTTAGACCTTTGGCTAGAATCATCGATGGAGAAGAAACTGAGGAGAGCATACTATCTATAGACCCTCCAAAAGCAATTATATCAGCATTTAAACCTGCATATGATGGAAACGGGTATATACTAAGACTTTACAATCCATATAGAGACGAGGTAAAGGTAAAAATAAACCTGAGGTTCAAGGCACTTCAAATTACTGAAACAGATTTAGTAGAGCTTAGCAATCTAAATGAGCTAGGCAAGGACATCCCTGAGATAGAATGTAGGATAAAGCCATTCGAAATAAAGACACTTAGAATAATACAATGA
- a CDS encoding FAD-binding oxidoreductase — protein MLKDFNSVVQDLKSVVGSQWVVTEAKAIERYLYDETAYGVRPEPIRDVVVVKPSTADEVSEIVKIANRYKVPIYVRGGGTGLVGGAIPTKPGIVLSLERMDRLVIDVENMVADAEAGVTLGKLIEEAEKYNLMFPAHPGDEGASIGGLIACNAGGSRAVRTGVMRSYVLGLEVVLPNGAILRLGGKTIKNNMGYNLAHLFIGSEGILGIITRAYLRLYPKWHYTATIVIPFRSRVEAFRAAKRMLFEGITPLALEYFDRRVIETSARYLGTAWPVKEGDYFLMIILAEALEDMLYVEIENIDKLIREEGASEPFVAQRDDEQKNLLKIRSEIFSSLKDETFDILDTTVPIGVIDRFVENVIDIEKRYGIWLPMYGHIGDGNIHVHVMRYNGFSKELLERIVDEIYDAALLLGGTITGEHGIGHIRRKYVRKILGDIWIETMRSIKNLLDPNNILNPDKVLPE, from the coding sequence TTGCTTAAGGACTTTAATTCTGTTGTTCAAGACTTAAAAAGTGTTGTGGGATCTCAATGGGTTGTTACAGAAGCTAAGGCAATTGAAAGGTATTTATATGATGAAACAGCATATGGTGTTAGACCAGAACCTATCAGAGATGTTGTAGTTGTTAAGCCTAGTACTGCAGATGAGGTTTCCGAAATTGTAAAAATAGCTAATAGATATAAAGTTCCTATCTATGTTAGAGGTGGAGGAACAGGACTCGTAGGTGGAGCAATACCCACAAAACCAGGTATTGTGTTATCTCTTGAGAGAATGGATAGACTTGTTATAGATGTTGAGAACATGGTCGCAGATGCAGAGGCTGGGGTAACACTTGGAAAATTAATTGAAGAGGCAGAAAAATACAATCTTATGTTTCCTGCTCACCCAGGTGATGAAGGTGCTAGCATAGGGGGTCTAATAGCTTGCAATGCAGGTGGTTCAAGAGCTGTGAGAACAGGTGTTATGAGAAGCTATGTTCTTGGATTAGAAGTTGTGCTCCCCAATGGAGCTATTCTTAGACTAGGTGGAAAGACAATTAAGAATAACATGGGCTATAACCTAGCACATCTTTTCATAGGCTCTGAAGGTATTTTAGGGATAATTACAAGGGCTTATCTAAGACTCTATCCAAAGTGGCATTACACAGCCACAATTGTTATACCATTTAGGAGTAGGGTAGAGGCTTTTAGAGCAGCTAAAAGGATGTTGTTTGAGGGGATAACACCGTTAGCTCTTGAATATTTTGATAGAAGAGTTATAGAAACTTCGGCAAGGTATTTAGGTACTGCTTGGCCCGTCAAAGAGGGCGACTACTTTTTAATGATTATATTGGCGGAGGCTTTAGAGGATATGCTTTACGTAGAGATAGAAAATATAGATAAACTTATAAGAGAAGAGGGGGCTTCAGAGCCTTTTGTTGCACAAAGAGATGATGAGCAAAAGAACCTACTAAAGATTAGAAGCGAGATATTCTCATCGCTAAAAGATGAGACATTTGATATACTAGACACAACTGTTCCTATAGGGGTTATAGATAGATTTGTTGAAAACGTTATAGACATTGAAAAGAGGTATGGCATTTGGCTTCCAATGTATGGACATATAGGTGATGGCAATATACATGTCCATGTAATGAGATATAATGGATTTAGCAAAGAATTGTTAGAGAGAATAGTTGATGAAATTTACGATGCAGCGTTGCTTCTTGGAGGAACTATAACAGGTGAGCATGGCATAGGACACATTAGGAGAAAGTATGTTAGAAAGATACTTGGAGATATATGGATAGAGACTATGAGAAGCATAAAGAATTTATTAGATCCAAATAATATCCTCAATCCAGACAAGGTTTTGCCTGAGTGA
- a CDS encoding electron transfer flavoprotein subunit beta/FixA family protein, translating into MNIIVLIKPTPDITKAKFDVERGAVDRASTTLEINPFDLYAIEVAKRIKKMFGGTITSISMAPPHAETALRDAIARGVDRAILLSDRRFAGADTLATSYALASAIRKLGFFNIILCGEKSVDGDTAHVGPEVAEFLGIPHISFVTGIVDVKNDRIVVESDFGDAYYRVEVGLPALIALSRPITFLGEFIEPSIPRLSDVLKARKAKIEVWSADHLNDVADVNRFGLSGSPTRVVKAYYALEKGRNPRIVKGDEGITAIIKTLRELGVI; encoded by the coding sequence ATGAATATTATAGTGCTGATCAAGCCTACTCCAGATATCACAAAAGCTAAATTTGATGTTGAGAGAGGCGCTGTTGATAGAGCGTCAACAACATTAGAAATAAATCCATTTGATTTATATGCTATAGAGGTTGCTAAAAGAATTAAGAAGATGTTTGGAGGTACCATAACATCCATCTCTATGGCTCCTCCTCATGCGGAAACAGCTCTTCGAGATGCTATTGCAAGGGGTGTTGATAGAGCTATTTTGTTAAGTGACAGAAGATTTGCTGGTGCAGATACTTTAGCTACATCATATGCGCTTGCCTCTGCTATTAGAAAGCTTGGATTTTTTAACATTATTCTATGTGGTGAGAAGTCTGTTGATGGAGATACAGCTCATGTTGGGCCAGAGGTTGCAGAGTTTCTAGGTATTCCACACATATCTTTTGTTACTGGTATAGTAGATGTTAAAAATGATAGAATTGTTGTTGAGTCTGATTTTGGCGATGCTTATTATAGGGTTGAGGTTGGGTTACCAGCTTTAATAGCATTATCTCGTCCGATTACATTTCTTGGAGAATTTATAGAGCCATCAATACCTAGATTAAGCGATGTTTTGAAAGCTAGAAAGGCAAAGATAGAAGTGTGGAGTGCTGACCATTTAAACGATGTAGCTGATGTAAATAGATTTGGGCTTTCAGGTTCTCCAACAAGAGTTGTGAAAGCTTATTATGCTCTTGAAAAAGGCAGGAATCCGAGGATAGTTAAAGGAGATGAGGGTATAACCGCAATAATCAAGACTTTGAGAGAATTAGGTGTTATCTAA
- a CDS encoding electron transfer flavoprotein subunit alpha/FixB family protein yields the protein MSWKGVLIYAENYGRGISKTSFELLGKAREVVSKLGGAVSAVAIVSKSDDAEKYAKDLIMYGADKVLLYQVNENEISNPLIHKCIIIDAINYIKPKLVLFPATPWGRSLAPRVAANIRTGITADCLDIYVDDSNDIVQVRPAFTGNIIAHIKTLTNPVIATIRPGVFQIPKADSSKGGEIEKRSLDKSEGCFETSNKIKVLGIAKEKRVRLSEAEIIVSIGRGVKSKEDIKLFEDLAKELNAQLACSKPLVDTGWMERDRQVGFSGNIVKPKIYIAFGISGAPQHIAGMKDSKYVIAVNIDASAPIAKYSDLFVVGDIYYIAQNLLNVLKKLRSGETVA from the coding sequence ATGTCATGGAAAGGAGTGCTTATATATGCTGAAAACTATGGTAGAGGCATCTCAAAAACCTCTTTTGAGTTACTTGGAAAAGCTAGAGAAGTTGTTTCAAAACTTGGTGGAGCTGTCTCAGCAGTGGCAATAGTCTCTAAATCTGATGATGCTGAGAAATATGCAAAAGATTTGATAATGTATGGAGCAGACAAAGTTCTTTTGTACCAAGTTAATGAAAATGAGATATCCAATCCTTTGATACATAAATGCATAATTATCGACGCTATCAACTATATAAAACCAAAGCTCGTCCTATTTCCTGCAACGCCATGGGGGAGAAGCTTGGCGCCTAGAGTTGCAGCTAATATTAGAACCGGTATTACAGCTGACTGTCTTGATATATATGTTGATGATTCAAATGACATTGTTCAGGTTAGACCAGCTTTTACAGGCAATATAATTGCGCATATCAAGACATTGACAAATCCTGTGATAGCAACTATAAGACCTGGCGTTTTTCAAATTCCAAAAGCTGATAGTAGTAAAGGTGGCGAGATTGAGAAAAGATCTTTAGATAAATCTGAAGGATGTTTTGAGACCTCTAATAAGATTAAGGTTTTGGGTATAGCTAAAGAGAAAAGGGTTAGACTATCGGAAGCAGAAATCATAGTCTCTATTGGAAGAGGTGTTAAGAGTAAGGAAGATATAAAGCTTTTTGAGGATTTAGCTAAAGAGCTTAATGCGCAACTTGCATGCAGTAAACCATTAGTTGATACTGGTTGGATGGAGAGAGATAGGCAGGTTGGTTTTAGTGGAAATATTGTAAAGCCAAAAATCTATATAGCATTTGGAATTTCTGGAGCCCCTCAACATATAGCAGGTATGAAAGATTCTAAATATGTTATAGCTGTAAATATTGATGCAAGCGCTCCAATAGCAAAGTATAGCGATTTATTTGTCGTGGGGGATATCTACTATATTGCTCAAAACCTTTTAAATGTATTGAAGAAATTGAGAAGTGGTGAAACAGTTGCTTAA
- a CDS encoding MFS transporter, with product MASTSKVVILLAIVNALLMFISGLTYPLIPLYLVGHRGYSAFVSGVIASLSSFISFAFSVVWGYILNRFRGREVFFSGFGGLITAIFFSLASISTKDVLLLSIFFSLTGIGTSCTLVSSTTLVSLISSSKDIGKSMGIFWAAGSLGWATPLTFSGYFLNRFGIESIFYIAVFASLLITPVSIALNKYVKDFKKLVSIKYFNGAKKRSFTFLGNRLYLLFFISTIIFGAADVAKNIYVPQYYAYEVGLGETWATLLLSVASWFEIPMLIAFGYIVDRFGSRNVYVFSLISMAMFMALNIFIVKNAITAFIVMAFYSIVWGSYASSAYVLAVELARNEKSTSLGLLNSSIPLASIIYNPLGGYISSSMGYKANFTFLSLLSIASSATFYYYSTENRGATIK from the coding sequence ATGGCTAGCACGAGCAAAGTCGTTATATTATTGGCTATTGTAAATGCTTTGCTCATGTTCATATCAGGCTTAACCTATCCATTAATACCCCTATACCTAGTTGGGCATAGAGGTTACTCCGCCTTTGTTTCAGGTGTTATAGCATCTCTATCATCTTTTATAAGCTTTGCTTTCAGTGTTGTATGGGGATATATTCTGAATAGGTTTAGGGGTAGAGAGGTATTTTTCTCTGGATTTGGAGGACTAATAACAGCAATATTCTTCAGCTTAGCATCTATTTCTACTAAAGATGTTTTACTTTTATCCATCTTCTTTTCTCTTACAGGTATTGGAACTTCGTGCACATTAGTTTCATCAACAACTTTGGTATCGTTAATCAGCTCAAGTAAAGATATTGGTAAGAGTATGGGAATCTTCTGGGCAGCAGGCTCATTAGGCTGGGCTACTCCATTAACCTTCTCTGGATATTTCTTGAATAGATTTGGAATTGAATCTATATTCTACATCGCTGTATTTGCATCTTTGCTAATAACCCCAGTATCGATTGCTTTAAACAAATATGTTAAAGATTTTAAAAAGCTGGTTAGTATCAAATATTTCAATGGTGCTAAGAAAAGGTCTTTTACGTTTTTAGGAAATAGGCTTTATCTATTGTTTTTCATCTCCACAATAATTTTTGGTGCTGCTGATGTTGCTAAGAACATCTATGTTCCCCAGTATTATGCCTATGAGGTTGGGCTTGGAGAGACCTGGGCAACACTGCTATTAAGTGTTGCAAGCTGGTTTGAAATCCCAATGCTCATAGCTTTTGGATATATTGTTGATAGATTTGGTTCGAGAAATGTTTATGTTTTTAGCCTAATATCTATGGCTATGTTCATGGCTTTAAATATTTTCATTGTAAAGAATGCCATAACAGCCTTTATTGTCATGGCTTTCTACAGCATTGTTTGGGGCTCTTACGCCTCATCAGCATATGTTTTAGCGGTTGAGTTAGCAAGAAATGAAAAATCAACCTCGCTGGGTTTATTAAATTCTAGCATACCTCTTGCAAGTATTATCTATAATCCTCTTGGAGGCTACATCTCCTCTTCTATGGGCTACAAAGCTAATTTTACATTTCTAAGCCTTTTATCGATAGCATCGTCTGCCACATTCTACTATTACTCTACAGAAAATCGAGGGGCAACTATAAAGTAA